The Acanthochromis polyacanthus isolate Apoly-LR-REF ecotype Palm Island chromosome 17, KAUST_Apoly_ChrSc, whole genome shotgun sequence genome has a window encoding:
- the fam89b gene encoding leucine repeat adapter protein 25, translated as MDRSWRSAADRPVGGVSSAEGLPPLPKGLIGILNSSGGSWRDIEKVHSKRARIQADISRGDVQRGPSKPGGLDAALALLRKEMVGLRQLDMSLLCQLWSLHEAIQDYKGSSLLSEASFPTDNGYSEEEEEEDDVEEKDEEETRALSQPPSSSSSSLPSPSSNSRDQWIKDSFHIP; from the exons ATGGACCGGAGTTGGCGCAGCGCGGCGGACCGTCCGGTGGGCGGTGTCTCGTCCGCAGAGGGGCTCCCGCCGCTGCCCAAAGGCCTGATCGGCATCCTAAACTCCAGCGGCGGGTCGTGGCGGGACATCGAGAAGGTGCACAGCAAGAGAGCCCGAATCCAGGCCGACATCAGCCGAGGAGACGTGCAGAGGGGTCCCAGCAAACCGGGCGGGCTGGACGCTGCTCTGGCGCTGCTGCGGAAAGAGATG GTCGGCCTGCGTCAGCTCGACATGTCTCTGCTCTGCCAGCTGTGGTCTCTGCATGAGGCCATCCAGGACTACAAGGGCTCCTCGCTTCTGTCTGAGGCCTCGTTCCCCACTGATAATGGATActctgaagaggaggaggaggaggatgacgtAGAGGAGAAAGATGAGGAGGAGACAAGAGCTCTCTCACAGCCTCCGTCGTCTTCGTCCTCGTCTCTGCCATCACCCAGCAGCAACTCCAGGGACCAGTGGATCAAAGACTCCTTTCATATTCCCTGA